A genomic window from Acinetobacter lwoffii includes:
- the trmA gene encoding tRNA (uridine(54)-C5)-methyltransferase TrmA encodes MTSSYQQQLEAKIERISAQFAEYQPPALEVFQSPEKYFRMRAEFRIWHTEDDLFYAMFERDENNNKKVIRIDEFPIADRSINDLMPQLLEAFKADANLGHRLFEVHFLATLSGQVLVSLIYHRKLDESWEPAAKALAEKLNIKLIGRSRGQKFVLTDEYVVEELSVFDRHYKYKQIESSFTQPNAQVCQKMLEWACDAAEQSDKDLLELYCGNGNFTLPLSTKFRRVLATELAKSSVYAAEWNIEQNQIENIQVARLSAEEFTQAYNGERVFRRLQEAQIDISTYDFDTVFVDPPRAGIDDETLKLLQRFQRIIYISCNPDTLYDNLKQLSQTHRISKFAMFDQFPYTHHVETGVLLEKV; translated from the coding sequence ATGACTTCATCTTATCAGCAACAACTTGAAGCCAAAATTGAACGCATCAGCGCTCAGTTTGCCGAATATCAACCACCTGCTTTAGAAGTATTCCAGTCTCCTGAAAAATATTTCCGCATGCGTGCTGAATTCCGGATCTGGCATACTGAAGATGATCTGTTTTATGCCATGTTCGAACGTGACGAGAACAACAATAAAAAAGTCATTCGTATTGATGAATTTCCAATTGCAGACCGCAGCATTAATGACTTGATGCCACAATTACTTGAAGCATTCAAGGCAGATGCCAATCTGGGTCATCGTCTATTTGAAGTCCATTTTCTGGCGACTTTAAGTGGCCAAGTCCTAGTTTCCCTGATTTATCACCGCAAGCTGGATGAAAGCTGGGAACCTGCAGCAAAAGCACTGGCGGAAAAACTGAATATTAAACTGATTGGCCGAAGCCGTGGCCAGAAATTCGTCCTGACTGATGAATATGTGGTGGAAGAACTGTCTGTTTTTGATCGTCACTATAAATATAAGCAGATCGAAAGCAGCTTCACCCAGCCCAATGCACAAGTTTGTCAAAAAATGCTGGAATGGGCATGTGATGCAGCGGAACAATCAGATAAAGATTTGCTGGAACTCTACTGTGGCAATGGGAACTTTACCCTGCCGCTTTCGACCAAATTCCGCCGTGTTTTGGCCACTGAATTAGCCAAATCTTCAGTTTATGCAGCTGAGTGGAATATTGAGCAGAACCAGATTGAAAATATTCAGGTTGCGCGTCTGTCTGCCGAAGAATTCACTCAAGCCTATAATGGCGAACGTGTTTTCCGTCGTTTGCAGGAAGCACAAATTGACATTTCGACTTATGATTTTGATACGGTATTTGTCGATCCACCGCGTGCTGGTATTGATGATGAAACGCTGAAACTGTTACAGCGTTTCCAGCGTATTATTTACATTTCTTGTAATCCAGATACCTTATATGACAATCTGAAACAGTTGTCTCAAACGCATAGAATCAGCAAGTTCGCCATGTTTGACCAGTTCCCGTATACACATCATGTTGAAACGGGTGTATTGTTGGAAAAAGTATAA
- a CDS encoding IS5 family transposase: MPRTMLNDQHWSKLLSIFRNFDIYFKSNLRNFVEAILYRIRTGCPWRDLPKEFGSYNSIFKKYNRWCKNDKLMKIFKLISSSADMEWVFIDGSHVRAHQHSAGIKDQDISKSIGGNSSKIHLAVDADGNPIEIIISDGTIHDVKIAPKMIEKLDLSETEVCCADKGYDSESLREQISAKKTKANIPRKSNTQSNNDHMDWYLYKIRHLVENAFCRLKQFRGIATRYDKLKCSYEGAVALACIFIWLPLSGKFYT; this comes from the coding sequence ATGCCTCGTACAATGCTGAATGATCAACACTGGTCTAAGTTACTTTCTATTTTCCGAAATTTTGATATCTATTTCAAATCTAATTTGAGAAATTTTGTCGAAGCAATACTTTATAGAATAAGAACAGGCTGCCCATGGCGTGATTTGCCTAAAGAATTTGGTTCGTATAACTCAATCTTTAAAAAATATAATCGTTGGTGTAAAAATGATAAGTTAATGAAAATATTTAAATTAATTTCTTCAAGTGCTGATATGGAATGGGTTTTTATTGATGGTAGTCATGTTCGGGCACACCAACATTCTGCTGGAATAAAAGATCAGGATATTTCTAAAAGCATTGGTGGAAATAGTTCTAAAATACACTTAGCTGTTGATGCGGATGGCAATCCAATCGAAATTATTATCTCCGATGGAACGATACATGATGTCAAGATTGCTCCCAAAATGATTGAAAAACTTGATTTGAGTGAAACGGAAGTATGTTGTGCAGACAAAGGATATGACTCTGAATCATTAAGAGAACAAATATCTGCGAAAAAAACTAAAGCGAATATTCCAAGAAAATCAAATACTCAGTCAAATAATGATCATATGGATTGGTATTTATATAAAATCAGACACTTAGTTGAGAATGCATTTTGTAGGTTAAAGCAGTTCAGAGGAATAGCAACACGATATGATAAGCTAAAGTGTAGCTATGAGGGGGCAGTTGCATTAGCTTGTATATTTATTTGGCTACCTTTATCGGGTAAATTCTATACTTGA
- a CDS encoding lecithin retinol acyltransferase family protein, with translation MQQTKRFPIGAHLMVKHFGYTHHGIYAGRGRVIHYSGFAHLFKKRPIEITSIEKFSHGKPIHMQHYDSAKYKGRKVVRRMRSRMHENNYHLIINNCEHLCTWAITGVESSPQVIYMMNRLTTIGYISSMMSFMNSMFLTLTTTSFALALYIKKKLRDKANLRLQQYRELQDQAKTKVSDLTNLKHR, from the coding sequence ATGCAACAGACTAAACGGTTTCCCATAGGCGCACATCTTATGGTTAAACATTTCGGTTATACCCATCATGGGATTTACGCCGGACGTGGTCGTGTCATTCATTATTCCGGCTTTGCGCATTTATTCAAGAAACGCCCGATTGAAATAACTTCTATTGAAAAATTCAGTCATGGCAAACCAATTCATATGCAACATTATGACTCGGCAAAATATAAAGGTCGTAAAGTGGTGCGCCGCATGCGGTCCAGAATGCATGAAAACAACTATCATCTGATTATTAATAATTGCGAACATTTGTGTACCTGGGCGATTACCGGTGTGGAAAGTAGCCCGCAAGTAATTTATATGATGAATCGCCTGACCACGATTGGTTATATCAGCTCGATGATGAGTTTTATGAACAGCATGTTCCTGACCCTGACCACGACCAGTTTCGCATTGGCGCTGTACATCAAGAAAAAACTCAGAGATAAAGCCAATCTGCGTTTGCAACAATACCGTGAATTGCAAGATCAGGCTAAAACCAAAGTGTCAGACCTGACCAATCTTAAACATCGTTAA
- a CDS encoding bestrophin family protein gives MIVRDKNNSLGLLFAWQGTILPKVLPALVLVVFISALLVYLSQAHFVSLPAVPAIGFTIFGVILSIFLSFRNTACYDRWWEGRKLWGALIATTRHLCRDSHVLDDQIREVLLYRMMLFTHLLRDRLRQQTPSIQAYEATAGFEPKSFEQLPMQINPSQWVLEQMQKELVQQYKQGKISDIIYNNLNQHTVALGDIQAGCDRILSTPLPFSYSVLLHRAVYSFCFILPFSLQANLGLWTPILVGLIAYMLLGLDELSAELEEPFGLQDNDLPLDSIVRLVERETLSSLGKALPEAIQARKGYLT, from the coding sequence ATGATTGTGCGTGATAAGAATAATAGTTTGGGCTTACTGTTTGCCTGGCAGGGAACGATTCTGCCCAAGGTGCTGCCCGCATTGGTTTTGGTGGTTTTTATTTCCGCTTTACTAGTGTATTTGAGTCAGGCGCATTTCGTGAGCCTTCCTGCTGTCCCGGCAATTGGCTTTACCATTTTTGGTGTCATTCTTTCGATCTTTCTGAGTTTTAGAAATACGGCCTGCTATGATCGCTGGTGGGAAGGGCGCAAGCTTTGGGGTGCGTTGATTGCAACCACGCGTCATTTATGCCGTGACAGCCATGTGCTAGATGATCAAATCCGTGAAGTTTTGCTATATCGCATGATGCTGTTTACCCATCTATTACGTGATCGGCTGAGACAGCAAACGCCCAGTATTCAGGCTTATGAAGCCACTGCCGGTTTTGAACCCAAGTCATTTGAGCAATTGCCCATGCAAATCAATCCATCCCAATGGGTGCTGGAACAGATGCAAAAAGAGCTGGTGCAGCAATATAAGCAGGGCAAGATCAGCGATATTATTTATAATAACCTGAATCAGCACACTGTGGCTTTGGGAGATATTCAGGCTGGTTGTGACCGGATTTTGTCCACGCCATTACCATTTTCTTATTCGGTATTGTTACATCGTGCGGTTTATTCTTTTTGCTTTATCCTGCCTTTCAGTTTGCAGGCAAATTTAGGCCTGTGGACACCAATTCTGGTTGGATTGATTGCCTATATGCTACTCGGGCTGGATGAACTCAGTGCGGAACTGGAAGAGCCCTTTGGCTTGCAGGACAACGATCTGCCGCTAGATTCAATTGTGCGACTGGTCGAGCGGGAAACCCTAAGTTCTTTAGGTAAAGCACTACCTGAGGCAATTCAAGCCAGAAAAGGCTATTTGACTTGA
- a CDS encoding glutamine--tRNA ligase/YqeY domain fusion protein, which produces MKPNDVVTSLPENLTQKNNAVDSVQQQEQQPGLDFVRQVITDDLAAGRTQQVVTRFPPEPNGYLHIGHVKAICLNFGIAEEFKGVCNLRFDDTNPDAEEQEYVDGIANDVKWLGFQWEGEPRYASSYFDQLYTWAVQLIEQGDAYVDLQSPEEIRLNRGNFVEPGKNSPQRDATVAENLERFEKMRSGEYAEGQAVLRAKIDMTSPNVHMRDPILYRILHSEHHQTGDKWKIYPMYDYAHPLSDAIEGITHSLCTLEFQDHRPFYDWVVAKVKSPSVPRQYESSRLNVDYTITSKRKLRKLVEGSYVQGWDDPRMPTVVGMRRRGFTPEGLRDFCQRVGVSKVDGSIVDVAMLEYCIRQSLENTAARGMAVLNPLKVTLTNLPADMDLTHSRHPNVDMGERVIPLTTELYIDRKDFEEEPPKGFKRLIPGGEVRLRHAYVIKCDEVIKDENGEVVELKCSIDPETLGKNPEGRKVKGVIHWVSATKGVPAEVRIYDRLFTESDPEVGDDFLANLNPESLKVVQAVIEPALAQAQPEDRFQFEREGYFVADQYDHSSEKPVFNRILDLKDSFKPGK; this is translated from the coding sequence ATGAAGCCAAATGATGTTGTGACATCTCTGCCCGAGAACCTGACCCAAAAGAACAATGCAGTCGATTCAGTGCAGCAGCAAGAACAACAACCGGGCTTGGACTTTGTACGTCAGGTCATTACCGATGATTTAGCCGCTGGTCGTACTCAACAGGTGGTGACGCGTTTTCCGCCTGAGCCGAATGGCTATTTACATATTGGCCATGTGAAAGCAATTTGCTTGAACTTCGGAATTGCTGAAGAATTTAAAGGTGTGTGTAACCTGCGTTTTGACGATACCAACCCGGATGCCGAAGAGCAGGAATATGTGGATGGTATTGCCAATGATGTGAAATGGCTGGGTTTCCAATGGGAAGGCGAGCCGCGTTATGCATCAAGCTATTTCGATCAACTTTATACCTGGGCAGTTCAGCTGATTGAGCAGGGCGATGCCTATGTGGATTTGCAAAGCCCTGAAGAGATCCGTTTAAACCGCGGTAATTTCGTTGAGCCAGGCAAGAACTCGCCACAACGCGATGCAACGGTTGCAGAAAACCTGGAGCGTTTTGAGAAAATGCGCAGCGGTGAATATGCAGAAGGTCAGGCTGTATTACGTGCCAAGATTGATATGACTTCACCGAACGTGCATATGCGTGATCCGATTCTGTATCGTATCCTGCATTCTGAACACCATCAGACTGGCGATAAATGGAAAATTTATCCAATGTATGACTATGCGCATCCATTGTCTGATGCGATTGAAGGCATTACGCATTCACTCTGTACCCTGGAATTCCAGGATCATCGTCCGTTCTATGATTGGGTAGTGGCAAAAGTTAAATCACCATCCGTGCCACGTCAGTATGAATCGAGCCGTTTGAATGTGGACTATACCATCACCTCGAAACGTAAATTACGTAAACTGGTGGAAGGTAGCTATGTTCAGGGCTGGGATGACCCACGTATGCCAACTGTAGTCGGTATGCGTCGTCGTGGTTTCACACCTGAAGGTCTACGTGATTTCTGTCAACGTGTCGGTGTATCGAAAGTTGATGGAAGTATTGTCGATGTAGCTATGCTGGAATACTGTATTCGCCAGTCTCTGGAAAATACTGCCGCTCGTGGTATGGCTGTGTTAAATCCATTAAAAGTGACTTTAACCAACTTGCCAGCCGATATGGACCTGACCCATTCACGTCATCCGAATGTCGATATGGGCGAGCGCGTTATTCCATTGACGACTGAGCTGTATATTGACCGTAAAGACTTTGAAGAAGAGCCACCAAAAGGCTTTAAACGTCTGATTCCAGGAGGTGAAGTTCGTTTACGTCATGCCTATGTCATCAAATGTGACGAAGTCATTAAAGATGAAAATGGTGAAGTGGTTGAGCTGAAATGTTCGATTGATCCTGAAACTTTAGGTAAAAATCCTGAAGGTCGTAAGGTGAAAGGCGTGATTCACTGGGTATCTGCGACAAAAGGCGTTCCTGCGGAAGTGCGTATTTACGACCGTCTGTTTACTGAATCTGATCCTGAGGTGGGCGATGACTTCTTGGCAAACCTGAACCCTGAATCATTGAAGGTAGTTCAGGCCGTGATTGAGCCTGCTTTGGCACAAGCACAACCGGAAGACCGTTTCCAGTTTGAGCGTGAAGGCTATTTTGTGGCTGATCAATATGATCATTCCAGCGAAAAACCGGTATTCAACCGTATTCTGGATCTTAAGGACAGCTTTAAACCAGGCAAATAA
- a CDS encoding peptidylprolyl isomerase: MSFPQVELNTNKGRIVLELNAEKAPKTVANFLEYVRDGFYDGVIFHRVIDGFMIQGGGMDENFKEKATRDAIENEADNGLTNDEGTIAMARTQAPHSASAQFFINVKNNSFLNHSGKTAQGWGYAVFGKVVEGMDVVNEIKNVRTGNRGYHADVPLENVVIESAKIISE; this comes from the coding sequence ATGAGTTTTCCTCAAGTCGAATTAAACACCAATAAAGGTCGTATTGTTCTAGAACTCAATGCTGAAAAAGCACCTAAAACCGTAGCTAACTTTTTAGAATACGTACGTGACGGTTTTTATGACGGCGTAATTTTCCACCGTGTTATTGATGGTTTCATGATCCAAGGCGGCGGCATGGATGAAAACTTCAAAGAAAAAGCAACACGTGATGCAATCGAAAACGAAGCAGACAACGGCTTGACCAATGACGAAGGTACGATTGCAATGGCGCGTACTCAGGCACCGCACTCTGCTTCTGCTCAGTTCTTCATTAACGTGAAAAACAACTCATTCCTTAACCACTCTGGCAAAACTGCTCAAGGTTGGGGTTATGCCGTATTTGGTAAAGTCGTTGAAGGTATGGACGTTGTGAACGAAATCAAAAACGTACGTACTGGCAACCGTGGCTACCACGCTGACGTTCCTCTAGAAAACGTAGTAATCGAATCTGCAAAAATCATTTCTGAATAA
- a CDS encoding UDP-2,3-diacylglucosamine diphosphatase, with the protein MTYLFISDLHLSPDHPRLVRGFLDLLTEYQNQNTQLYILGDWFNAWIGDDYTSPWLDEIVTALKQFTQAGNQVYFQAGNRDFVLGSKFLARFGGQLLPEIDQLIIAGTHFRLEHGDALCTDDVSYQRFKKIIRHPWLLGFLRKTPLSFRTRLANRFRQQSHQAQQFKSYEVMDVNPHAVELALQDVDVLIHGHTHRAAIHQLAQKRRIVLGDWKEDSAEILEIQEDQSFDTLKLKKWRY; encoded by the coding sequence GTGACCTATCTGTTTATCTCAGATTTACATTTGTCACCTGATCACCCTCGACTTGTTCGGGGGTTTTTAGATTTATTAACTGAATATCAAAATCAAAATACCCAATTGTATATTCTGGGTGACTGGTTCAATGCCTGGATTGGTGATGACTATACCTCTCCATGGCTGGACGAAATTGTCACTGCATTAAAACAGTTTACTCAGGCTGGGAATCAAGTCTATTTTCAGGCCGGCAACCGGGATTTTGTCTTAGGAAGTAAATTTTTAGCTCGATTTGGCGGGCAGCTTCTTCCCGAAATCGATCAGCTAATCATTGCCGGAACACATTTTCGCCTGGAACATGGCGATGCCCTATGTACCGATGACGTCTCCTATCAGCGTTTTAAAAAGATTATTCGTCATCCCTGGCTACTTGGCTTCTTAAGAAAAACCCCTCTCTCATTTCGAACCAGACTAGCCAACCGCTTTCGTCAACAAAGCCATCAGGCACAACAGTTTAAAAGCTATGAAGTGATGGACGTCAACCCACATGCAGTTGAGCTGGCATTACAGGATGTAGATGTACTAATCCATGGTCATACGCATCGCGCAGCCATTCATCAGTTAGCCCAGAAAAGAAGAATTGTACTAGGCGACTGGAAAGAAGACAGTGCAGAGATTCTGGAAATTCAGGAAGATCAAAGTTTTGATACCCTGAAACTAAAAAAGTGGCGATATTAA